From Spirochaetota bacterium:
ATTGTAGTAACATTTTTATTTAATTTAGTAACTTTATCTTTTATGCTATTTTCCTTATTTAAAACCTCATCAATTCTATTAATGGATGCGACCGCTCTAGGTAGAAATGTAAAAATAACTGAAATCATGCCAAAAGCAAAAAGTATCTGAATTACATATTGTAAAACTGCCATAAGATCGCCTATATTTAATTTTTTAAGATCAATTAATTTAACACCATAAGAAATGATTGCAATTGTAGTAAAGTTCATTATAAACATCATTAAAGGAAAGATAATTGAGTTAATTCTATTTACTAACAAAGCACTTCTTGTAAGGTCAATGTTAGCAAGATTAAATCTAGATTCTTCATAATCTTCTTTATTAAAAGCTCTTATAACTCTTACACCTAATATATTTTCTCTAACAATTAAATTTATTTTATCTATTTTATTTTGAAGTTGTTTGAATAGAGGCATGGTTTTTATTATCAATAAACTTATTCCAAAAAAAAGTAAGGGTAAGGAAACAAAAAGTATACTTGAAAGTTTAGAGTTTATAGAAAAAGCCATAATTATTCCACCTATAGAAAGTATAGGCGCACGAATTACCATTCTCATCATCATAATGGAAAATTGTTGAATTTGTATAATGTCATTTGTATTTCTATTAATTAGAGAAGCGGTGGAAAAGGAATCAAATTCAGCAAGGGAAAAGCTAGTTACTTTATTAAAAACTAAATATCTTAGATCTTTAGCATAAGATGCAGCAATTTTTGCAGAGGTAAGATGAGATAATACACCGAATATTACACTAATAAGAGATATGAAAAGCATTTTTAACCCTATTTGAATTATATAATAAATGTCTTGCTTGGTTATTCCCTTATTTACAATATTTGACATCATATTTGGAAGGTATAGATTAAGCAAGGCTGCTATAGCTACTAAAATTATAGTTATTAA
This genomic window contains:
- a CDS encoding ABC transporter ATP-binding protein/permease, which gives rise to MSTTLKHFKPYTIKALITIILVAIAALLNLYLPNMMSNIVNKGITKQDIYYIIQIGLKMLFISLISVIFGVLSHLTSAKIAASYAKDLRYLVFNKVTSFSLAEFDSFSTASLINRNTNDIIQIQQFSIMMMRMVIRAPILSIGGIIMAFSINSKLSSILFVSLPLLFFGISLLIIKTMPLFKQLQNKIDKINLIVRENILGVRVIRAFNKEDYEESRFNLANIDLTRSALLVNRINSIIFPLMMFIMNFTTIAIISYGVKLIDLKKLNIGDLMAVLQYVIQILFAFGMISVIFTFLPRAVASINRIDEVLNKENSIKDKVTKLNKNVTTISKLKNKEIIFDNVTFYYPLSKEPVLENISLSIPENKTTAIIGNTGAGKSTLIYLLLRFYDVSSGKITIGNIDIRDFNQNELRNLFGYSPQKPIIFSNTIFDNIKFGREINENDILNAANIAMVSEFAEKMQHKFYSIIAQGGTNLSGGQKQRISIARAIAEKKFFYIFDDSFSALDFKTDSKIRSELKKFCADSTVIIVSQRVATILDADQIIVLEDGKIAGIGNHNSLLKTCEVYKNFVKSQLSEEDILHLI